The following proteins come from a genomic window of Lycium ferocissimum isolate CSIRO_LF1 chromosome 4, AGI_CSIRO_Lferr_CH_V1, whole genome shotgun sequence:
- the LOC132051719 gene encoding WD repeat-containing protein YMR102C-like, with amino-acid sequence MGSSISDDEESLFFDASENIDNCVTSSYQYDVWTRSPSSVRERRKEFFSWMGLEVNAGEDSLDVYGSSDFSCEIERIMESSEAVVRTSILEDEFPLPILSEVVLGSYKELDSNEAFVCRNGNPDSESDCNVHDQAENNHRTMKLERQLMTQQLGQREFEVNGDAGWKLNVVKRHLLSRLRTLTCIVNGRGRSNNLKADSSSSVQKSRVQRAKVHHRKKRLKELSALFIGQDVQAHEGSILTMKFSLNGQYLASAGEDKIVRVWKVVEDERSNEIDIQDLDPSSMYFTVNHLSQLAPLVTEKERINNLRGLKKTKESSCVIFPPKVFRILEEPLHVFQGHSGDILDVSWSNNNCLLSSSTDKTVRLWQVGCDKCLKVFSHSNYVTCIQFNPVNDDYFISGSIDGKVRIWSISSGQVVSWTDIIDIVTAISYRPDGKGGIIGSIAGTCCFFSLIDHEIQLEEQICLGSKKKSLCKRITGFQYLPQDPSKVIVTCADSLVRILSGINVIGKFKGLRNAGSHLSAAFCSDGKHIISASEDSNVYLWNSHIPEDSSVSQPEAVRSFEFFYSGASIAIPWSGLKNVNHDNQFHSQGSLNNYPFRPSPPFSLGQGLSLEAIPKGSATWPEEKLPLSTPWSVPKVMRKSQYKFLKSSCQSSSTSHAWGLVIVTAGYDGRIRSYHNYGLPSPL; translated from the exons ATGGGTAGTAGTATCAGTGATGATGAAGAAAGTTTATTTTTTGATGCTTCTGAGAATATTGATAATTGTGTGACTAGTAGCTACCAGTATGATGTGTGGACTAGAAGTCCTAGCAGTGTTAGAGAGCGCCGTAAGGAATTCTTTAGTTGGATGGGATTAGAAGTAAATGCTGGAGAAGATTCACTAGATGTATATGGAAGTTCTGATTTTAGTTGTGAAATTGAACGGATTATGGAGAGTAGCGAGGCTGTGGTGCGAACCTCAATTCTTGAAGACGAATTCCCTCTACCTATTTTGTCTGAAGTTGTTTTGGGTTCATATAAAGAGCTGGATTCAAATGAGGCATTTGTTTGTCGGAATGGTAATCCAGATAGTGAAAGTGATTGCAATGTACATGACCAAGCCGAGAATAATCACAGAACTATGAAATTGGAACGGCAACTGATGACTCAGCAACTTGGACAACGAGAATTTGAGGTCAATGGAGATGCTGGGTGGAAATTGAATGTGGTGAAGAGGCATTTATTAAGTAGATTGCGAACACTAACGTGCATTGTAAATGGCAGAGGGAGAAGTAACAATTTGAAGGCCGACAGCTCCAGCTCTGTCCAAAAGTCTAGGGTTCAGAGGGCTAAGGTTCACCATCGCAAGAAGCGATTGAAGGAACTGTCTGCCCTTTTTATAGGGCAAGATGTCCAGGCTCATGAAGGTTCTATCTTAACTATGAAATTCAGCCTTAATGGACAATACCTAGCCAGTGCTGGTGAAGATAAGATTGTGCGTGTATGGAAAGTGGTGGAAGATGAGAGATCCAATGAAATTGATATTCAAGACTTAGATCCGTCTTCCATGTACTTCACGGTGAACCATCTTTCGCAACTGGCTCCTTTGGTGACAGAAAAAGAGAGAATCAATAATTTGAGGGGtctaaagaaaacaaaagagtcTTCCTGTGTCATTTTCCCGCCTAAGGTCTTTCGAATTTTGGAAGAACCGCTGCATGTTTTCCAAGGACATAGTGGGGATATATTGGATGTTTCGTGGTCAAATAACAAT TGTTTGCTTTCATCATCAACTGACAAAACTGTTCGTCTATGGCAAGTTGGATGTGATAAATGCCTCAAAGTTTTTTCACACAGTAATTATG TGACGTGCATACAATTTAACCCAGTAAATGATGATTACTTCATCAGTGGTTCAATAGATGGAAAAGTTCGCATTTGGTCAATTAGCAGCGGTCAAGTTGTGAGTTGGACGGACATAATAGACATTGTGACTGCTATTTCCTATCGTCCTGACGGGAAG GGTGGGATTATTGGTTCTATAGCAGGCACGTGTTGCTTTTTTAGTTTAATAG ATCATGAGATTCAACTGGAGGAGCAGATTTGTTTGGGCAGTAAGAAGAAGTCCCTTTGCAAAAGAATTACTGGCTTTCAG TATCTACCACAAGACCCAAGTAAAGTAATTGTTACTTGTGCTGACTCCCTAGTCAGAATCCTTAGTGGGATCAATGTGATCGGAAAATTCAAAG GCCTAAGAAATGCAGGAAGCCATCTCTCTGCTGCTTTCTGCTCAGATGGGAAGCATATCATCTCTGCATCTGAAGATTCTAATGTCTATCTATGGAACTCTCACATTCCAGAAGATTCTTCTGTGTCCCAACCTGAAGCAGTGAGATCATTTGAGTTCTTCTATAGTGGTGCATCCATTGCAATACCTTGGTCTGGCCTGAAAAATGTCAACCACGACAATCAGTTTCACTCACAAGGAAGCTTAAACAATTACCCGTTCCGGCCTTCTCCTCCTTTCTCTTTAGGACAAGGGTTGTCTTTAGAGGCAATTCCTAAGGGATCTGCGACCTGGCCTGAAGAGAAGCTTCCACTGTCAACTCCTTGGTCTGTGCCTAAAGTGATGCGTAAATCTCAATACAAGTTTCTCAAAAGTTCTTGTCAGAGTTCATCCACTTCTCATGCGTGGGGTTTAGTTATTGTTACTGCAGGCTATGATGGGCGAATAAGGTCATATCATAATTATGGACTGCCTTCGCCACTTTGA